The Nocardia sp. NBC_01503 sequence CCCGCTGATACGGCAGCAGTTGCAGGCGAGCCTCGTTGAGCTCGAACCACTCCGTCTTGGCCGTCACGACTTCACCGCGCAGCAACCGCACGATGGTCTCCATGGATTCGTGCATCATGTCGCGCTGGCGCGGCTGCGGCACACCCATCATGGAGGCGTCCGAGGCCAACTGGCCCGGGCCGATGCCCATCATGACCCGCCCCCGGGTGAGATGGTCGAGCAGGCAGAGGCGGTCGGCCAGCATCATGGGCTGGTGGTAGGGCAGGGAATTCACGCCGGTGCCGAGGCGGATCCGGCCGGTGCGTTCCGCGGCGGCGGCGAGGAAGACCTCCGGGGCGGCGATGATCTCCATTCCGGCGGAGTGATGTTCACCGACCCAGGCTTCCTGAAACCCGAGTTCGTCCGCGAGCTCGACCAATCGCAGATCCCGCTGGATCTGCAGGGTCGGATTGCCATTGAGCGGGTGATAGGGCGCGATGAAGAATCCGAACCGCGTGGGTCCGGAGGTATTGGGCAGAGACAACTTTCGACGCTCCTTTGCGATGTATTCAGTTGTGCTCCGAAACGGCCGCGTATCCGCCGGGGCTCTGGCGGATACGCGGCCGGATCCGTGAGCGGATCAGCCCCTAGCCCACTCGTGGCCCCAGTAGCTGTCCGCGGTCATCTCCTCGGCCACGTAGTCGTTGCCGACCAGCATTCCCTCGCAACCGAATTCGAGATCCCAGTTACCGGGCGTGCGGACGTAGAAGGAGATCATCTTGTCGTTGGTGTGGCGGCCCAGCGTGGAAGAGATGTGGTAGCCCGCCTTGGTGACGCGATCCAGCGCACGGCCCACATCGTCGAGCGAATCGACCTCGACCATGATGTGCACGATGCCCGGACCGTCCGGCCGCGAGCCCGGGATGAGCGCGAGACTGTGGTGGCGCGGGTTCACACCCATGAAGCGAATCCAGATGGGATGCTCGGGCGGGCCGACGCGGAAGGAGCCGCGCGCGGCGAAACCCAATACCTCGGTGTAGAACTTGCGCGCGTCCTCGATATCGCGCACCGGCAGCACCACATGGCCCAGACCCAGATCGCCGTTGATGAAGCGCGCGCCGTGCTTGGTCAGCACCGGGGTGTGATCGAGCAGCGGTCCGTGGAAGACCTCGATGGTGAACCCGGACGGGTCGACAAAGCTGATCGCCTCCTCGACATGACGGTTCGCGGCATCCGCGACAGACAGTGTGGCCACGGCGATTCCGGCCTTCTCCAAGGTCTCGCGCACCAGCGCCAGCGAGCGGGTGTCGGCGACCTGCCAGCCGATGGCGATGACCTCGTCGCGCTCACCCGGCACCAGTTCCAGACGGTAGGTGTGCTCATCGGTGCGCAGATAGATGGAGTTCGGATTCGGTCCGGTGCCCTCGGCGAAACCGATGGTGTCGAAAGCGAATTCGCGCCAGGCTCGCACGTCCGCGATGCGGGCCCGCACGTAGCCGAGGGAGCTGAAGGCAGCCATGTTGCACTCCTTGATATTTCAGGAATAGGTGACGGAGACGTCGTCGGTCACCGGAACCGCCTGGCAGGCAAGCACATAGCCGTCGGCCAGGTCGTCTTCTTCGAGGACTTCATTGCGCCGCATGGTGACCTCGCCGGAGACCACGCGGCAGACACAGGCGCTGCACGCACCCTCCTTGCAGGAGAAGGGCGCTTCGATGCCCTTGGCGAGCAGCACATCCAACAGTGTCCGACTGCGCGGCCAGGTGAGTGCATGGTTTTCGCCATCGAGTTCGACCGCGACGGTGGCATTGTCACCGGCGGCCTCGACGGCTTCGAGATCGACCGGGGTGGAGTCGGTTTCGAAGGGATTGCCGGACAGGGAGACGAACTTCTCCACGTGTACGCGCTTGTGGTCCGCGCCGAGCGAGGTCATGGCGGCGCTCACCGCGTCCATGAACGGGCCGGGACCGCAGACGAACGCCTCACGCGCCGCCCACGGCTCGGCAAGCGCGGCAAGCTGTTCCACCGACGGCAGGCCCTGCACCGACTGCAACCAGTGCAGCACCAGCAGCCGATCCGGATGTGCGGCGGCCAATTCCGCGAGCTCGGTCGCGAAGATGACCGAGTTCTCGTGCTGATTGGCGTAGATCAGCGTGACGTGGCCGGTGCCCCGCGCCAGCGCGGATTTCAGAATGGAGAGCACGGGGGTGATACCGCTGCCGCCGCCGAACAGCAGCAGATCGGCGTCCAGGGACCCCGGTGTGAACAGCCCGGCGGGCGGCAGCACATCCAAGAACATGCCCTCGACGGCGTTGTCGCACAACCAGTTCGAGCCGTAGCCCTGGTATGTCCGCTTGACGGTGATCTTCAGTGGCCCGCCCTCGTGCGGCGCACTCGACAGCGAGTAGCACCGACTCACCGATCCGGTCAGTTCACTCGGAATGCGCAGGGTCAGGAACTGGCCCGGCTTGTACCCGAACCGCCCGGCGTGGGCATCCTCCGGCGCGAGCTCGAGTGACACCGCGTCGTCGGTCTCCCGCACCACGCGCACGATCCGCACCGACGCGATCCCACCGGCAAGTCGCGCCAGTTCCGGTTCGAGGTCTGTCACGGTCATCGCGATTCCATTCCTATGCTGTCCATTTCGGTCGTGCTGC is a genomic window containing:
- a CDS encoding VOC family protein produces the protein MAAFSSLGYVRARIADVRAWREFAFDTIGFAEGTGPNPNSIYLRTDEHTYRLELVPGERDEVIAIGWQVADTRSLALVRETLEKAGIAVATLSVADAANRHVEEAISFVDPSGFTIEVFHGPLLDHTPVLTKHGARFINGDLGLGHVVLPVRDIEDARKFYTEVLGFAARGSFRVGPPEHPIWIRFMGVNPRHHSLALIPGSRPDGPGIVHIMVEVDSLDDVGRALDRVTKAGYHISSTLGRHTNDKMISFYVRTPGNWDLEFGCEGMLVGNDYVAEEMTADSYWGHEWARG
- a CDS encoding ferredoxin--NADP reductase — encoded protein: MTVTDLEPELARLAGGIASVRIVRVVRETDDAVSLELAPEDAHAGRFGYKPGQFLTLRIPSELTGSVSRCYSLSSAPHEGGPLKITVKRTYQGYGSNWLCDNAVEGMFLDVLPPAGLFTPGSLDADLLLFGGGSGITPVLSILKSALARGTGHVTLIYANQHENSVIFATELAELAAAHPDRLLVLHWLQSVQGLPSVEQLAALAEPWAAREAFVCGPGPFMDAVSAAMTSLGADHKRVHVEKFVSLSGNPFETDSTPVDLEAVEAAGDNATVAVELDGENHALTWPRSRTLLDVLLAKGIEAPFSCKEGACSACVCRVVSGEVTMRRNEVLEEDDLADGYVLACQAVPVTDDVSVTYS